DNA from Drosophila busckii strain San Diego stock center, stock number 13000-0081.31 chromosome 2R, ASM1175060v1, whole genome shotgun sequence:
AATTTCAGCAGAGCCATCCAGGGTCGACTCTGCACAATTACTTGGTATCCATTTATAGTCTGTGGCACGTTCCCAAATGAACCGCAGCCTTCAACATCCAACAATTGCAGCACAGGACTTggagttgtagttgtagttgtggttgtagttgttgttttatttcttcttgtatttgttgttatatttattgttgttgtatttggcTGTATAAGGTCTTCACAGCAAACATAGAACTAACAATAGACTTTACAGTTTGCTATATTCCCtaggaaaaatataaatcatatttACCTTTTTTCTCTTAGGTTATTTATATAGGTTTTTGTTGCCTTATCCATTTGTCCTTTTAGCACCGCGTCGTATATTCTTGGACACTCATTAGTGGGTATACAGTGACCTTGCCTTCCATCTCTTCTTGTACATGCTGGATAGttattttctaatttgtgGGTATATAAacttcaatattatttaaacttttactcGTTTTGGATTTAACTAACGCGTGTTTTGAGCTTTATAGAGTTGAAGTGCTGATATTAAGCacaacacaaagcaaaagaTTCGAAGAGAAGTCATATCGGTCTCAAGCTTGCCAGCCAACTGTTTAATGCTGCGAATAGATTGCAGCTTATATACTCAAAATTGTTGCTCCCAGAGGAATTGTTATCAAAGTTTTGAATTCTTTGAAATTGTATGCCAATTATGGTGTTTGACGTATCAGTATATGTTGAGTAGTACTTATTTGAAAGCAATTGAGTGTTTTgcttgcaagttgcaacaaccatttgattgataaaaaaaaaaaaaggaacaaGCTAGGACGCAAGTAACTTCTCAGTTATGCAAGCTATGAACTTTCCAACATTTGTATAGACAGCTGGCATGCAATGTACAGGATTTTGATCTTTTCTCCAACAAAACGTAGCGTCATTATCTGTTTTGCCttcaataaaaacacatttattaattcaagCAACACTTACTCCAACCCTGAGCTATGCACAGTGATAAGactaatttattcatattaaatCGAAGTATATATTACTTACTTATATACTTTTATGTTATCTTATTTCAAGGAAATACTTAACATTCTTGAGTATGACTTATATTGATTCGCTAtcgcttttaatttcaactgaGTTGCACCCACATAAATGTTAGAGTCTAAgtcttaaaataataacaggGGCAATATATTCTCTTCTCTGCACTTctcaatgcattttatttttgatacgATCGCGACAGTgcttgttataatttatttaacattctTTTATCAGCTTGCAATGTTTCAATTCAAGTGAAGTTATGTTGCGACTAATTTCTCAGCGATccattgtatatattttcccACATTTGTATAGACACTTGGTGTACCCCTATAACAGCTATCGTAACCGTAAGACACAATGCCACATTGCACAAATCTTTGCCTGCCTTGAATATACGTAACATACGACAGTGGACCTCCAGAGTCGCCTTTGCATGAATCTCCTCGAGTATCGCCAGCACAGATAATATTTGAATCGATTGCAGTCATATCGAAGCCTCGGGTATTATTTAAGGCTGCAATGCAGTCGCTGCGCGGCaccttatatatataagattcACGAAGTTCAGCTGATTCTCGTCCTCGCTCAGTTACGCCCCAACCAGTAACATAAAGCGATTTCGTAGATTCGGGCTCTTGTAATTCATTTGTTAATGGCAAGCAGATGGGCTTGATATGggctgcaaataattaatatatataagtatatagtgtatattatataaaagctaCTAACATTTAATAACAACAGCTCGCGCCAGTTTGATAAGCGCTATATCATGTTGCTGTCGCTTAGAGTTTTCATGCACAAAGACGCGCTCGATATTAAATTCTTCAATCGGATCTGAGCAGACAATGCGATTCTTATGGCGATTGCAGTCTTTTACAGAATTTCTTATGTGCTCTCCCAAAACTACAGATGTACTGCAACAAATATAGtagtaaaagcaaataaatatattaagtatagTGCTTACAGTTTTTGGTCCTTCACGCAATGAGCAGCTGTGAGCACAAAGCCTGTAACGAATTTTAACACTTatgaattttacttttttttagagATATATACTAAACTTACGATTTGTAATAAGTGTACCGCCACAAGTCATACTTTCGTTATACTTTAGTAAAGCCATCCAGGGACGGGAACCTATTTTAAGAAAGTGTCCAAGCGCAGTTTGTGGTGTTGGTTCAAATAAGCCGCAGTCTTGTTGCTCCAGCAGCTGAAGTCCTGGCGATTTGGGTGCGGAATCTTCACAACAGACATCAGTCTATggcatacaatttatattaatatgctagttatataaacacaaatacTAACCGTCCTAGCACAGATGTGAAGACCGTTTCGTAGGTAGTTTTTTTGCTTGTCAGTcatatttttcacattttgtaCAGATTTAAATTGTGAACACTTTCTCCAGTTCACACAGTGACCAGGCGTCTTATCCTTTCGCTCACAATTTTCTGTTATgcattcaatattattatttatttttcgaaattgaattaaaaacaaacttaccTTGAGCCATAAGAAGTGGCAATGATAATATTAAGCACAAAGCGAAACACAAAATTCTTAGTGCAGCCATTGCAATTCGAAGTGTAAGCAGCTACTGTTGTAATGCGCTCTCGGATCGTTAATTATATAGCTTGTAAGTTtctataaattgcataattatcaGCATAGTCTGCGTAACTGTAAACGTtccaagaaaataaattatacatttatcGTTTTACCTTATCAAAAGTCCAGCATGATTTGCTGATTATGGCAAAAGTGCATTGCTCAACTCTAACCCGCAGCAAACGCACTGCGTctatatataatgtatgtacgtatatatCAGATTATCGCAAATCTAAAAAAAGGACAAAGAAAAGAGTTAATACTagcatttgtatataattacatagctgatttttatttagagctgcttaatttttatatcctTGCAATAgcttatacaaatatttatatataat
Protein-coding regions in this window:
- the LOC108595109 gene encoding serine protease grass produces the protein MALLKYNESMTCGGTLITNRFVLTAAHCVKDQKLTSVVLGEHIRNSVKDCNRHKNRIVCSDPIEEFNIERVFVHENSKRQQHDIALIKLARAVVIKSHIKPICLPLTNELQEPESTKSLYVTGWGVTERGRESAELRESYIYKVPRSDCIAALNNTRGFDMTAIDSNIICAGDTRGDSCKGDSGGPLSYVTYIQGRQRFVQCGIVSYGYDSCYRGTPSVYTNVGKYIQWIAEKLVAT